From a region of the Triticum aestivum cultivar Chinese Spring chromosome 7D, IWGSC CS RefSeq v2.1, whole genome shotgun sequence genome:
- the LOC123166467 gene encoding methionine--tRNA ligase, cytoplasmic: MSSGKGKAKVPVAGRRNVLVTSALPYVNNVPHLGNIIGCVLSADVFARYCRLRGHNVLYVCGTDEYGTATENKALEEGCSPLEICDKYHAIHKEVYEWFNISFDHFGRTSTPQQTEICQSIFSKLLDNNWLSENTMQQLYCESCQRFLADRFVVGSCPVEGCGNDTVLELMG; encoded by the exons atgtcgtcggggaaggGGAAGGCGAAGGtgccggtggcggggcggcggaacGTGTTGGTGACGAGCGCGCTGCCGTACGTGAACAACGTGCCGCACCTGGGCAACATCATCGGCTGCGTGCTCAGCGCCGACGTCTTCGCGCGCTACTGCCGCCTGCGCGGCCACAACGTGCTCTACGTCTGCGGCACCGACGAGTACGGCACCGCCACCGAGAACAAGGCCCTCGAGGAGGGATGCTCCCCTCTGGAGATATGCGACAA GTACCATGCAATCCACAAGGAAGTGTACGAGTGGTTCAACATCAGCTTCGACCACTTTGGCCGGACGTCCACCCCCCAGCAGACAGAGATATGCCAATCGATTTTCAGCAAACTGCTGGACAACAACTGGCTCTCAGAGAACACAATGCAGCAG CTCTACTGCGAATCATGTCAAAGGTTCTTGGCGGATAGATTCGTCGTGGGTTCATGCCCCGTGGAGGGGTGCGGCAACGACACcgtgttagaattaatgggctag